From one Labeo rohita strain BAU-BD-2019 chromosome 8, IGBB_LRoh.1.0, whole genome shotgun sequence genomic stretch:
- the vgll4l gene encoding vestigial like 4 like translates to MAVTNLHYITRMSSGFKVYILEGQPNLRSEDRFRHMTSDRVRMRPAHPMKRKHSSERGRTLEERRERALSKSLANSARRSSGFSIPESPTSTWSPTASPTHLIPSPVYSTPVMDEPLALIKKPRPEPEKTESQNKATTVRQIQIRPSVITCVSSATRSTKKDCCDHSTIVTQHSYDHVEEHFQRSLGMNYHRATSISVSVDDHFAKALGDKWLQLKASSSSCHSSSSSSSSSPPSSPTFIHSPAYSQSPKRARKDSVSPTTTMPNLWSDK, encoded by the exons ATGGCGGTCACTAATTTACACTACATTACCCGGATGAGCAGTGGCTTCAAAGTGTACATCCTAGAAG GACAGCCCAATCTGAGGAGCGAAGACAGATTTCGCCACATGACCAGTGATAGGGTGCGGATGCGCCCTGCACATCCCATGAAGCGCAAGCACAGTTCAGAAAGAGGACGGACGCTTGAAGAGAG aagAGAGAGGGCCCTTAGCAAGAGCCTGGCCAACAGTGCCCGAAGATCATCTGGGTTCAGTATTCCTGAGAGCCCCACATCCACATGGAGCCCAACGGCCAGTCCCACTCACCTGATCCCCAGCCCAGTGTACTCCACCCCAGTCATGGACGAGCCTCTGGCCCTAATTAAGAAACCGCGCCCAGAACCAGAGAAAACAGAGAGCCAAAACAAAGCCACAACAGTCAGACAAATACAG ATACGGCCATCCGTCATCACCTGTGTTTCCTCCGCAACAAGGTCAACGAAAAAAGACTGCTGCGATCACTCCACCA TTGTTACCCAGCACAGTTATGACCACGTTGAGGAGCATTTCCAGAGGAGCCTTGGGATGAACTACCACAGAGCCACCTCCATCAGCGTGTCTGTAGATGACCACTTTGCCAAAGCGCTCGGAGATAAATGGCTCCAGCTCAAAGCTTCATCCTCCTCCTGCCATTCATCCTCTTCCTCGTCTTCTTCATCTCCACCCAGCAGTCCAACCTTCATCCACTCGCCCGCCTACAGCCAGAGTCCCAAAAGGGCTCGCAAAGATTCAGTCAGCCCTACCACGACCATGCCAAACCTATGGTCTGAtaaatga